DNA sequence from the Chamaesiphon minutus PCC 6605 genome:
CAGATCGATCGATTTTACAGTGTCTTGGACGAACGTAACACTCGATTCGGCAAGCAAGTCGGTATAGCGCGGATGAACTTGGCGAGGGTGCAGTTCGCCGCTGAGTAGTTCGTAGAGGAGTGGTTTAAAACTAAACCGATCTTCTCGATCGACTAACACGATCGGTTGTTGGTAGTTTTGACGGCTCAGATGCAGAGCCGTAAATAGCCCGACAAAACCACCTCCCAAGATCAGAGTTGGATTGGATTTCTGGTTCATAGTTGGAGCAGAGGTACAATACCATTTGAATCTGCTGTTAGTATGACTTGAGAATCCAGGCGGTGAATGATGAGGAGCTAAACATTAGCTGAGAAATTCGAGAGATTATACTTATAATATATTCAGCAATTTCTCAGGAAAAACTCAGGTTGTGAGTTTGTAATTAGTAACGATCTAAATATTTTGAGAAATTAAATAATCTGAACATAAGATTTGCAGCTATTTCTCGAATAAAACATCATCCGATCGATAAGTAGCGATCGATCGCTGTTTTGAGAGGCTGCTACTTTTCAACCAATTAATCTGCACTAACTTGACCTTTTGCCGAATCCGGTCGTCTTCCCCAAGGTTTGAGTACCGAAATCCCAATGATGAAAGCCAGAAAAAGAACTTGAATTATCGTTCCAATCAACACACCCTTAGCATCAAATTCATACACTGGATTACTCCACGCTTGCAACCCCTCTTGCGCTGATATTCGTTCGGCAGCATTACCCCACGGAAATAGCCAAAACGTTCCAAAGACAACCAATCCAGTCGTTAGCACCCACTTCGTTATCACCCAATAAAACTTGGTAAATCCATAATTTGTCGTCCAGCACAAAAACGTTGCTGTCACCACCGAACCAATGGCAGCAGGAATGACGATCCAATCATCTAGTAGATTAATCGCGGAATCTAGTGCGTTCAATACAGCTCCATCGGCTGATTTGGTATTTCGCAGTGAGAGCAGAAACATACTCAAGACGGCTCCCGTCCACAATGCCGCAAAACCAACGTGAGCTGAGAGCAACCAGTTTTTTTGTTTGATACTGAGTTTTGGCATTTTACCTCCTAAGTTAGTGAAATTCGATTGTCACGAATATCTGTTGCCCGTACCGCACGATTCAGGTCAAGCAATTAATTAATATATTGATAGTTAATATATTAACTAATTAGGTAAAGGTCAACCCCCGACCGATCGCGTCGTTAGCTAAAATTTTGAGCGATCCGATCGAGGAGATCGATAATAGTGGCTTGTTCGGCTGCTGACAAGCGATCGGTCGCTTTGGCGATAGTTTGTGCGCCCAGTGGTGGGAGAACGTACATTAGTTGTTTGCCTTCATCTGTGAGCCAGACTCGGACGATCCGGCGATCGTCTAAGTTACGCTGTCGATACACGAGGTTACGCTCTTCCATCCGATCGACTACTCCAGTTAGCGATGCACCGAGTTGTTTGAGTCGATCGGCAATGCCTGTAGTTGAGAGACCGTCTTCTTCCCACAAGCAGCACAAAACTAAGTAGTGAAATGGAGTTAAGCCATAGGGTTCGAGCCGCTCTAGAAAATCTCGATACATCAGTTGGGATGTGAGCTTCAGTTTATGACCTAAGTTGTAAGGAGCTAGAGCGTATCTCCATTGCTGTAAAAAGTCGAAATTTGAGGATGAGCTGGGCATTTAGGTCGAGGTTAATTTATCAGCCAGATCGTTAACGTATTAACTATTTTATGTCGATGGTTCTACAAATAGCCTTAATTCATCACCTAAGCTAAAACCTCAATTCGATCGCCAGACTTCAGACTAGCCAGACCCCACTCAAATAAGATTAGAATCAATGATAAACTTCATCGCAACTCCATTCATGCAATAGCGTAGTCCAGTCGGTTTTGGGCCATCTTCAAATACATGTCCCAAATGCCCCCCACAGCGACGACAGTGAACCTCCGTTCGAGTCACACCGAATGATGTGTCTACCGAAGTTTTAACGGCATTAGCGATCGGTGCATAAAAACTCGGCCAGCCAGTACCGCTTTCAAACTTGGTTTCGGAAACAAACAGCGGCAAATTACAGCCAGCACAAGCAAATTTACCCTGACGGTGTTCTGCCGTTAGCGGGCTAGTACCAGCACGTTCTGTACCCTCTTTTCGGAGTACCTCAAATTGTTCTGGAGTCAGAATCTTGCGCCACTGAGCTTCAGTTTTTGTTACCTCAAATTTACTGGAAGTTTTGGCGATCGATTCAGATTTTCTGGACGAGAAAAATAGTGCGCTAGCCGTACCGATCGGTACGAGCGAGGCAAATAATAAAGTTCGTCTGTTCATTGTAATTAGTTAGTTGATGGAACGATTTCACAAAGTGGATGCTACGCGAATGGGTCGCTAGAAGCTCGATTAAAGCTCTAACCTTTTTTTATCAGGTTGGGAAATTGCTGACGCAGTTGTGCGAGTTTTGGTAAATCGAATCTGACGATATAGGCTTGAGTAGGATTGCGGACGAT
Encoded proteins:
- the msrB gene encoding peptide-methionine (R)-S-oxide reductase MsrB, whose translation is MNRRTLLFASLVPIGTASALFFSSRKSESIAKTSSKFEVTKTEAQWRKILTPEQFEVLRKEGTERAGTSPLTAEHRQGKFACAGCNLPLFVSETKFESGTGWPSFYAPIANAVKTSVDTSFGVTRTEVHCRRCGGHLGHVFEDGPKPTGLRYCMNGVAMKFIIDSNLI
- a CDS encoding MarR family winged helix-turn-helix transcriptional regulator, which codes for MPSSSSNFDFLQQWRYALAPYNLGHKLKLTSQLMYRDFLERLEPYGLTPFHYLVLCCLWEEDGLSTTGIADRLKQLGASLTGVVDRMEERNLVYRQRNLDDRRIVRVWLTDEGKQLMYVLPPLGAQTIAKATDRLSAAEQATIIDLLDRIAQNFS